A DNA window from Kitasatospora atroaurantiaca contains the following coding sequences:
- a CDS encoding tetratricopeptide repeat protein, with product MDEAAQNQAAAAAPGVVRNEISVGTAVSMSVVQAGLVMGGIHYHFEFPSNLSTPPQLPPPPESFALPDGLLTEAQAEEAYEAACRLEMEWSDGDGTENLPRIEQLHRLAAGAGNADAMARLGLIAEGRMRARLRGEMPEEPSAAELETAMHWYMRSAQLGSTFGALFLGTLFEERLGNPTEALKWYKKAADAGHQTARSRYDGLQKRLSLGLGALAGRKQFDDGKHRATARREPMGEKPVNAQSAFEHWIEQEWQGNEASAFAACLFELADACGGPHGEWGTLTENEQAVILGHFSTLQPTRVALPAVAFEYQESIGDGNLRAFAARLSADPRTAASAQELAPVWCQKMRENRVGSQELTYTIELDFQDYDWMKSLLDSLAEQMQENPPAGSRLPEYLLDLKMISRELAKGRNRAVPAVSGDNRWEFFVILTPEYMEVLKAHSAQYSEDRGAPADFQAFWKRVDDALNSAPSTPFP from the coding sequence ATGGACGAGGCGGCGCAGAATCAGGCGGCCGCCGCCGCGCCGGGCGTGGTTCGTAACGAGATCTCCGTCGGGACAGCGGTGTCGATGTCGGTCGTGCAGGCCGGACTTGTCATGGGAGGGATTCACTACCATTTCGAATTCCCCAGCAACCTCTCGACTCCGCCACAGCTGCCACCGCCACCCGAATCCTTCGCCCTGCCGGACGGACTCCTCACCGAGGCGCAGGCCGAAGAAGCCTACGAGGCCGCCTGCCGACTGGAGATGGAGTGGAGCGACGGCGACGGGACCGAGAACCTGCCCAGGATCGAACAACTCCACCGTCTGGCCGCAGGTGCCGGGAACGCCGACGCGATGGCCCGGTTGGGCCTCATAGCCGAAGGCCGCATGCGCGCCAGACTGCGAGGGGAGATGCCGGAGGAGCCGTCTGCCGCAGAGCTCGAAACGGCCATGCACTGGTACATGAGGTCCGCGCAGCTCGGCAGCACTTTTGGCGCGCTCTTCCTGGGAACTCTCTTCGAGGAGCGGCTCGGCAACCCGACCGAAGCGCTGAAATGGTACAAGAAGGCGGCCGACGCCGGTCACCAGACAGCTCGTTCGCGGTATGACGGCCTACAGAAGAGACTTTCCCTCGGGCTCGGCGCGCTGGCCGGCAGGAAGCAGTTCGACGACGGGAAGCATCGAGCCACGGCTCGACGAGAGCCGATGGGAGAGAAGCCTGTGAACGCCCAGTCAGCCTTCGAGCACTGGATCGAGCAGGAATGGCAAGGCAACGAGGCCAGTGCTTTCGCGGCCTGCCTGTTCGAACTCGCCGATGCGTGTGGTGGCCCCCATGGCGAATGGGGAACGCTGACCGAGAACGAGCAGGCGGTCATCCTCGGGCACTTCAGCACACTGCAACCCACACGGGTCGCCCTTCCGGCCGTCGCCTTCGAGTACCAGGAAAGCATCGGCGACGGGAATCTGCGAGCATTCGCAGCGCGGTTGAGCGCCGATCCGCGTACGGCCGCGTCCGCCCAGGAACTGGCTCCGGTGTGGTGCCAGAAGATGCGGGAGAACAGGGTCGGTTCGCAGGAGCTCACCTACACCATCGAACTGGACTTCCAGGACTACGACTGGATGAAGTCCTTGCTCGACAGCCTCGCCGAGCAGATGCAGGAGAACCCGCCCGCGGGGAGCCGGCTTCCCGAGTACCTGCTCGACCTCAAGATGATCTCACGTGAACTGGCCAAGGGGCGCAACCGCGCCGTTCCGGCGGTGAGCGGGGACAACCGGTGGGAGTTCTTCGTCATTCTCACCCCGGAGTACATGGAGGTACTGAAGGCACATTCCGCCCAGTACTCCGAGGATCGAGGCGCTCCGGCGGATTTCCAGGCCTTCTGGAAGCGCGTCGACGACGCCCTGAACTCGGCTCCTTCCACGCCGTTCCCCTAG
- the pgm gene encoding phosphoglucomutase (alpha-D-glucose-1,6-bisphosphate-dependent) — protein sequence MVHARAGQQAAPDDLVDVARLVTAYYSLHPDPEVPDQQVAFGTSGHRGSSLDTAFNDDHIAATTQAICEYRAAQGITGPLFLGADTHALSEPARTTALEVLAANGVTVLLDSADGYTPTPAVSHAILAHNRSSSPLDRADGIVVTPSHNPPADGGFKYNPPNGGPAGSEATGWIQNRANALIRAGLTGVHRVPYARALVAATTGRYDYLGRYTEDLPSVLDLDAVRAAGLRIGADPLGGASVAYWGRIAETHRLDLTVVNPLTDPTWRFMTLDWDGKIRMDCSSPYAMASLIGRRDEYAIATGNDADADRHGIVTPDGGLMNPNHYLAVAVDYLYRHRSEWPADAAVGKTLVSSSMIDRVAADLKRELVEVPVGFKWFVDGLVGASIAFGGEESAGASFLRRDGSVWTTDKDGILLALLASEITAVTGSTPSEYYRALTDRFGAPAYARVDAPADRTRKALLAKLSADQVTADRLAGEPITAILTEAPGNGAAIGGLKVCTENAWFAARPSGTEDVYKIYAESFHGPDHLAQVQDEARALVTQALGQAE from the coding sequence ATGGTGCACGCGCGGGCCGGACAGCAGGCTGCTCCCGACGATCTGGTCGACGTGGCCAGGCTGGTGACCGCCTATTACTCCCTCCACCCCGACCCGGAGGTGCCTGACCAGCAGGTCGCCTTCGGCACCTCGGGCCACCGCGGCTCGTCCCTGGACACGGCGTTCAACGACGATCACATCGCCGCGACCACCCAGGCGATCTGTGAGTACCGTGCCGCCCAGGGCATCACCGGCCCGCTGTTTCTGGGCGCGGACACCCATGCCCTGTCCGAGCCGGCGAGGACGACCGCGCTCGAGGTGCTCGCCGCCAACGGCGTCACCGTGCTGCTCGACAGCGCCGACGGCTACACCCCCACACCCGCCGTCTCGCACGCGATCCTGGCCCACAACCGCAGCAGCAGCCCGCTCGACCGGGCCGACGGCATCGTGGTGACCCCTTCCCACAACCCGCCCGCAGACGGCGGCTTCAAGTACAACCCGCCGAACGGCGGCCCGGCCGGATCCGAGGCCACCGGGTGGATCCAGAACCGCGCCAACGCCCTCATCCGGGCCGGCCTCACCGGTGTGCACCGGGTGCCGTACGCCCGGGCGCTGGTGGCCGCGACCACAGGCCGGTACGACTATCTCGGCCGCTACACCGAGGACCTGCCCTCCGTCCTCGACCTGGACGCCGTGCGCGCGGCCGGCCTGCGGATCGGGGCGGACCCGCTGGGCGGCGCGTCGGTCGCGTACTGGGGCCGGATCGCCGAGACCCACCGGCTGGACCTGACGGTGGTCAATCCGCTCACCGATCCCACCTGGCGCTTCATGACGCTGGACTGGGACGGCAAGATCCGCATGGACTGCTCCTCCCCGTACGCCATGGCCTCGCTGATCGGCCGTCGGGACGAGTACGCCATCGCCACCGGGAACGACGCGGACGCCGACCGCCACGGCATCGTCACCCCCGACGGCGGCCTGATGAACCCCAACCACTATCTGGCGGTGGCCGTCGACTATCTCTACCGGCACCGCTCCGAGTGGCCGGCCGACGCCGCCGTCGGCAAGACCCTGGTCTCCTCCTCGATGATCGACCGGGTGGCGGCCGACCTCAAGCGCGAGCTGGTCGAGGTGCCGGTCGGCTTCAAGTGGTTCGTCGACGGCCTGGTCGGCGCTTCGATCGCCTTCGGCGGCGAGGAGTCCGCCGGGGCCTCCTTCCTGCGCCGCGACGGCTCGGTGTGGACCACCGACAAGGACGGCATCCTGCTGGCGCTCCTCGCCTCGGAGATCACCGCCGTGACCGGGAGCACCCCGAGCGAGTACTACCGTGCGCTCACCGACCGCTTCGGTGCTCCCGCCTACGCCCGGGTGGACGCGCCGGCCGACCGGACCCGGAAGGCCCTGCTGGCGAAGCTCTCCGCCGACCAGGTCACCGCGGACCGGCTGGCCGGCGAGCCGATCACGGCGATCCTCACCGAGGCACCGGGCAACGGGGCGGCCATCGGCGGCCTGAAGGTCTGCACGGAGAACGCCTGGTTCGCGGCCCGTCCCTCCGGCACCGAGGACGTGTACAAGATCTACGCCGAGAGTTTCCACGGCCCCGACCACCTTGCCCAGGTCCAGGACGAGGCCAGGGCACTGGTGACCCAGGCACTCGGTCAGGCCGAATGA
- a CDS encoding cytochrome P450, whose amino-acid sequence MATESHLASAPPSAPGAGRPVPELDAAVVERWRSGGGELIDLLAQARDRLGGIAAFRLGPRPTVLVTEPRAVQHVLAQHPDRYVKRSHRARLLVGDGVLAATGEAWKKQRRLLQSQFTGTGMRRYGQRIIDAARVTADRWAGYARTGQTIDVGEEMRRFALDTIWRSLTGHPLDETTELELSAVGTVVAALPSLPADTVDAPEAVAADLARIDTVARHAIEAARRGATGPDGPGLLHVLLDAAADRPEYTDRLIRDELVTLLVAGHETTATTLTWLYLLLDRHPEAREQALNAGGEGSPERKEAVQALVSETLRLYPSAWLLPRHATEDDTLAGRRVEAGTDVLVCPYLTHRDPALWPDPDRFDPRRFTTPGGRPTHLGAYFPFGIGARACLGLQFALREATVLLEHLLPAHTLTFHAIPTKAAYSITVRPDGPTPAVLRATG is encoded by the coding sequence GTGGCCACGGAATCCCACCTCGCCTCCGCCCCTCCGTCCGCTCCGGGCGCCGGTCGACCGGTCCCCGAGCTGGATGCCGCCGTCGTGGAACGGTGGCGCTCGGGCGGGGGCGAACTGATCGACCTGCTGGCCCAGGCGCGCGACCGGCTCGGCGGCATCGCCGCCTTCCGCCTCGGGCCGCGCCCCACGGTCCTGGTGACGGAACCGCGAGCCGTCCAGCACGTCCTCGCCCAGCACCCGGATCGATACGTCAAACGCTCCCACCGCGCCCGCCTGCTGGTCGGCGACGGAGTCCTCGCCGCCACCGGCGAGGCCTGGAAGAAGCAACGGCGCCTGCTCCAGTCCCAGTTCACCGGCACCGGGATGCGCCGGTACGGGCAGCGGATCATCGACGCCGCCCGCGTCACCGCCGACCGCTGGGCCGGGTACGCCCGCACGGGGCAGACCATCGACGTCGGCGAGGAGATGCGGCGCTTCGCCCTGGACACCATCTGGCGCTCCCTCACCGGACACCCCCTCGACGAGACCACCGAGCTCGAACTGTCCGCCGTCGGAACGGTGGTGGCCGCACTGCCGTCCCTGCCCGCAGACACCGTCGACGCCCCGGAGGCCGTCGCCGCTGACCTCGCCAGGATCGACACCGTCGCCCGGCACGCCATCGAAGCCGCCCGCCGGGGCGCGACCGGCCCCGACGGCCCGGGCCTGCTGCACGTCCTGCTCGACGCCGCCGCCGACCGCCCCGAGTACACCGACCGGCTCATCCGCGACGAACTCGTCACCCTCCTGGTCGCCGGCCACGAAACCACCGCCACCACCCTGACCTGGCTCTACCTGCTCCTCGACCGCCACCCCGAGGCCCGCGAGCAGGCCCTGAACGCCGGCGGCGAAGGATCACCGGAACGCAAGGAAGCCGTCCAGGCCCTCGTCAGCGAAACGCTACGGCTGTACCCGTCGGCCTGGCTGCTCCCCCGCCACGCCACCGAGGACGACACCCTGGCGGGCCGTCGCGTCGAAGCGGGTACCGACGTCCTGGTCTGCCCGTACCTCACCCACCGCGACCCCGCCCTGTGGCCGGACCCCGACCGCTTCGACCCCCGGCGCTTCACCACCCCCGGCGGCCGCCCCACCCACCTCGGCGCGTACTTCCCCTTCGGCATCGGCGCCCGCGCCTGCCTCGGCCTTCAGTTCGCCCTCCGCGAGGCGACCGTCCTGCTCGAGCACCTCCTGCCCGCCCACACGCTCACCTTCCACGCCATCCCCACCAAGGCCGCCTACAGCATCACCGTCCGCCCTGACGGCCCCACACCCGCCGTCCTCCGGGCAACGGGGTAG
- a CDS encoding SHOCT domain-containing protein — MPGLLRGVARTAVVAGTATAVSNRVSRRQAGRWAQQDAAAQPVYAEPAPAAPAPAAPAPAAPADDMSSKIAQLKELGELKSQGLLTESEFEAQKARILGS, encoded by the coding sequence ATGCCAGGCCTTCTTCGCGGTGTCGCTCGTACCGCCGTGGTCGCCGGGACCGCCACCGCGGTCTCCAATCGCGTCTCCCGACGGCAGGCCGGCCGCTGGGCCCAGCAGGACGCCGCCGCTCAGCCCGTCTACGCCGAACCGGCTCCGGCTGCACCAGCTCCGGCCGCACCTGCTCCGGCCGCACCGGCGGACGACATGAGCAGCAAGATCGCCCAGCTCAAGGAGCTCGGCGAGCTCAAGAGCCAGGGCCTGCTCACCGAGAGCGAGTTCGAGGCGCAGAAGGCCAGGATCCTCGGCTCCTGA
- a CDS encoding DUF6325 family protein codes for MSNEPYEPGPIDYLVVEFPGSRMTGEGLPLLVDLVDRGIIRILDLIFVKKEENGTVEGVQLVDLTGDSDYDLTVFEGVSSGLLGQDEIDDVSAILEPGSSAGILVYENVWAGPFAAALRRGGGRLVANGRIPVQEILASLDAAESKA; via the coding sequence GTGAGCAACGAGCCTTATGAACCTGGACCGATCGACTACCTGGTGGTCGAGTTCCCGGGAAGCCGGATGACCGGCGAAGGACTGCCCCTCCTGGTCGACCTCGTCGATCGGGGCATCATCCGGATCCTGGACCTGATCTTCGTCAAGAAGGAAGAGAACGGAACGGTCGAAGGAGTACAGCTCGTCGACCTGACCGGCGACAGCGACTACGACCTCACCGTCTTCGAGGGCGTCTCCTCGGGCCTGCTCGGCCAGGACGAGATCGACGACGTGAGCGCCATTCTCGAGCCGGGCAGCTCCGCGGGCATTCTGGTCTACGAGAACGTGTGGGCCGGACCGTTCGCGGCAGCGCTGCGCCGCGGCGGCGGCCGGCTCGTCGCCAACGGGCGCATCCCGGTCCAGGAGATCCTGGCCTCGCTCGACGCTGCCGAGTCCAAGGCCTGA
- a CDS encoding gluconokinase, which produces MGVAASGKSTVGRLLARRRGVPFVEGDDFHSPENIAKMAAGRALDDEDREPWLRSVSGWIRETTHARQGAVLSCSALKHEYRVLLRAAGPGVWFLHLALDRKIARARISQRAGHFMPPGLLDSQYDALEPLRTDEPGLTVDATADTEGNLDLIQDAVARFEAKEQA; this is translated from the coding sequence ATGGGTGTCGCCGCATCCGGCAAGAGCACCGTGGGGCGTCTGCTCGCCCGCCGACGAGGCGTGCCCTTCGTGGAGGGCGACGACTTCCACTCGCCGGAGAACATCGCCAAGATGGCTGCGGGCCGAGCGCTCGACGACGAGGACCGCGAGCCATGGCTCCGCTCGGTGTCCGGCTGGATCCGGGAGACCACCCACGCCCGACAGGGAGCCGTCCTCTCCTGCTCGGCCCTCAAGCACGAGTACCGGGTCCTCCTTCGTGCGGCCGGCCCGGGCGTCTGGTTCCTTCACCTGGCCCTGGACCGGAAGATCGCCCGCGCCCGGATCTCACAGCGGGCCGGACATTTCATGCCACCGGGGCTCCTGGACTCCCAGTACGACGCCCTGGAACCACTGCGCACGGACGAGCCAGGACTGACCGTCGACGCGACCGCCGACACCGAGGGCAACCTCGACCTGATCCAGGACGCCGTCGCGCGATTCGAGGCCAAGGAGCAGGCATGA
- a CDS encoding 2-hydroxyacid dehydrogenase, with amino-acid sequence MTPTSAAPGGPTVRILLPYPTSQLGGLPELPAALWDGWGEAPPERVLGEVEFFVIPYTYTSAALPLLRRMPRLRVVQSLSAGVEEILPVLPPGVTLCNARGVHDASTAELAVTLVLSALRGVPVFVRAQDAQVWSPGSFASLADRTVLIIGYGSIGAAVEDRLAPFECEVLRVARTARAAFRGPVHSLAELPALLPRSDVVVLTLPLTDETRGLVDAGFLASMKDGALLVNVARGPVVDTDALLVELQRGRLAAALDVTDPEPLPAGHPLWQAPNTLISPHTGGNSSAFLPRALRLIRTQLDRFLAGEPLENVVVPPGA; translated from the coding sequence ATGACTCCCACGAGCGCAGCCCCCGGCGGGCCTACGGTCAGGATCCTGCTTCCCTATCCGACCTCGCAGCTGGGCGGCCTGCCGGAGTTGCCCGCGGCGCTCTGGGACGGCTGGGGCGAAGCGCCGCCGGAGCGGGTGCTCGGCGAGGTGGAGTTCTTCGTCATTCCCTACACGTACACGTCCGCTGCCTTGCCGTTGCTCCGCCGGATGCCTCGGCTGCGGGTCGTGCAGAGCCTGTCGGCGGGCGTCGAGGAGATCCTGCCCGTCCTGCCGCCGGGGGTGACGCTCTGCAACGCCAGGGGTGTCCACGACGCGAGCACGGCCGAGCTGGCGGTGACGCTCGTCCTCTCGGCGTTGCGCGGTGTCCCCGTCTTCGTCCGCGCGCAGGACGCCCAGGTCTGGTCGCCCGGGAGCTTCGCCTCGCTCGCGGATCGTACGGTCCTGATCATCGGCTACGGCTCGATCGGCGCGGCCGTCGAGGACCGTCTCGCACCGTTCGAGTGCGAGGTCCTGAGGGTGGCCCGCACCGCCCGGGCGGCGTTCCGCGGGCCGGTGCACTCCCTGGCGGAGCTTCCGGCCCTGCTGCCCCGGTCCGACGTCGTGGTGCTGACCCTTCCGCTCACCGACGAGACGCGCGGGCTCGTGGACGCGGGTTTCCTGGCCTCGATGAAGGACGGCGCTCTGCTGGTCAACGTCGCACGAGGCCCCGTCGTCGACACGGATGCGCTGCTGGTGGAGCTGCAGCGAGGACGGCTGGCCGCAGCCCTGGACGTCACGGACCCGGAACCGCTGCCTGCCGGGCACCCCCTCTGGCAGGCGCCCAACACCCTGATCAGTCCCCATACGGGCGGCAACAGCTCGGCCTTCCTGCCACGGGCCCTGCGTCTGATCCGCACCCAGCTGGACCGCTTTCTGGCGGGCGAGCCGCTGGAGAACGTCGTGGTCCCGCCCGGCGCCTGA
- a CDS encoding SDR family oxidoreductase: MLRGQKALVTGANSGIGKATAIGLGRAGADVVVNYVFGREAAEEVVKEIESFGVRAYAHEADVSQEDQVVGMFQHMVEEFGTIDVLVANAGLQRDAAIADMTLEQWNKVLEVNLTGQFLCAREATKEFVRRGVVPEVSRSAGKIICMSSVHQIIPWSGHANYAASKGGVLLLMQTLAQELAPKGIRVNAVAPGAIRTPINRSAWETPEAEADLLRLIPYRRVGDPADIADAVTVLASDLMDYVVGTTLYVDGGMTLFPGFATGG, encoded by the coding sequence ATTCTCCGAGGCCAGAAGGCCTTGGTGACCGGGGCGAACTCCGGCATCGGCAAGGCGACGGCGATCGGACTGGGGCGGGCCGGAGCCGATGTCGTCGTGAACTACGTCTTCGGCCGCGAGGCGGCCGAGGAGGTGGTCAAGGAGATCGAGTCCTTCGGCGTGCGGGCGTACGCCCACGAGGCGGACGTCTCCCAGGAGGACCAGGTCGTCGGGATGTTCCAGCACATGGTCGAGGAGTTCGGCACGATCGACGTCCTGGTCGCCAATGCGGGCCTGCAGCGGGACGCAGCCATTGCGGACATGACGCTGGAGCAGTGGAACAAGGTCCTGGAGGTCAACCTCACCGGCCAGTTCCTGTGCGCTCGGGAGGCCACCAAGGAGTTCGTCCGCCGGGGTGTCGTTCCGGAGGTGTCCCGCTCCGCGGGGAAGATCATCTGCATGAGCTCGGTCCACCAGATCATCCCCTGGTCGGGCCACGCGAACTACGCCGCTTCCAAGGGCGGAGTCCTGTTGCTGATGCAGACCCTGGCGCAGGAACTCGCCCCGAAGGGGATCAGGGTGAACGCCGTCGCGCCCGGGGCCATCCGCACCCCCATCAACCGCAGCGCCTGGGAGACGCCCGAGGCCGAGGCCGACCTCCTTCGGCTGATCCCCTACCGCCGGGTCGGTGACCCGGCGGACATCGCCGACGCGGTGACCGTCCTGGCCTCCGACCTGATGGACTACGTCGTCGGCACCACGCTGTACGTCGACGGCGGGATGACCCTGTTCCCCGGCTTCGCCACCGGAGGCTGA
- a CDS encoding cytochrome ubiquinol oxidase subunit I, with protein sequence MMTATDVLANAPAQLLPARELMAFTLASHIMLVPFGVALPFITLLMHYRGLRKADPAALLLARRWSAVMAVQFAVGIITGTVLSFEFGLLWPGMMGRWGDVFGLGFGVEAWAFFLEAILIAIYLYGWRRLKPWTHFWLGVPLPLTALLGAFGIIAANSWMNTPQGFALDSTGNPVNVDVRSAVFTPMFGPEYWHFVVAMFLTAGYVVAGVYAVGWLRGRRDRYHRLGFCVPFTVAAILTPVQFMVGDATARAVFHKQPVKFAAMEIVWNTDTHVPEYMFGRLQEDGSIKGGLKIPQLDSILAGFSPSTQVTGLTSVAASDRPTTTQATIAHWAFDIMVTIAGLLILLALWYGWCWLRRRDLPRSRWFFRCAAVAGAASLLTVECGWITTEVGRQPWIVYQNMRVSDAVTPTHATSLWTMFGIVVVVYVLVFGAFLGVVLAMRRRWRLADVGFAHPLGGAPETDTPYGPRPELTTAGPKPAPPAEPGTGRAPGGPE encoded by the coding sequence ATGATGACCGCAACTGACGTCCTGGCGAACGCTCCGGCCCAGCTGCTGCCGGCCCGGGAACTGATGGCCTTCACCTTGGCCTCCCACATCATGCTGGTGCCGTTCGGGGTGGCGCTGCCCTTCATCACGCTGCTGATGCACTACCGGGGGCTGCGGAAGGCCGACCCGGCCGCCCTCCTGCTCGCCCGGCGCTGGTCCGCCGTGATGGCCGTCCAGTTCGCCGTGGGCATCATCACCGGCACGGTCCTGTCGTTCGAGTTCGGGCTGCTGTGGCCGGGCATGATGGGCCGTTGGGGGGATGTCTTCGGTCTCGGGTTCGGCGTGGAGGCGTGGGCGTTCTTCCTGGAGGCGATCCTCATCGCGATCTACCTCTACGGCTGGCGAAGGCTCAAGCCCTGGACGCACTTCTGGCTCGGCGTACCGCTGCCGCTGACGGCGCTGCTGGGCGCGTTCGGCATCATCGCCGCGAACTCGTGGATGAACACCCCACAGGGCTTCGCCCTCGACTCGACGGGCAATCCCGTGAACGTCGACGTCCGGTCGGCGGTGTTCACGCCCATGTTCGGCCCGGAGTACTGGCATTTCGTCGTGGCGATGTTCCTGACGGCGGGTTATGTCGTGGCCGGCGTCTACGCGGTGGGCTGGCTGCGCGGCCGCCGGGACCGCTACCACCGCCTCGGGTTCTGCGTACCGTTCACGGTCGCCGCGATCCTCACGCCGGTGCAGTTCATGGTGGGCGATGCCACCGCGCGAGCGGTGTTCCACAAGCAGCCCGTCAAGTTCGCCGCCATGGAGATCGTCTGGAACACCGACACCCATGTGCCCGAGTACATGTTCGGTCGTCTGCAGGAGGACGGAAGCATCAAGGGGGGCCTCAAGATCCCCCAACTGGACTCCATCCTGGCCGGGTTCAGCCCCAGCACCCAGGTCACGGGACTCACCTCGGTAGCGGCCTCCGACCGCCCCACCACGACGCAGGCCACGATCGCGCACTGGGCCTTCGACATCATGGTGACCATCGCCGGCCTGCTGATCCTGCTCGCGCTCTGGTACGGCTGGTGCTGGCTGCGCCGCCGTGACCTTCCCCGGTCGCGCTGGTTCTTCCGGTGCGCCGCCGTCGCCGGTGCGGCCAGCCTGCTGACCGTGGAGTGCGGCTGGATCACCACCGAGGTGGGCCGGCAGCCCTGGATCGTCTACCAGAACATGCGGGTGTCGGACGCGGTGACACCGACTCATGCCACCTCGCTGTGGACCATGTTCGGCATCGTGGTGGTGGTCTACGTGCTCGTCTTCGGCGCGTTCCTCGGTGTGGTGCTGGCCATGCGCCGCCGATGGCGGCTCGCCGACGTCGGCTTCGCCCACCCGCTCGGCGGCGCTCCGGAGACCGACACGCCGTACGGTCCGCGCCCGGAGCTCACCACCGCCGGCCCGAAGCCGGCGCCGCCCGCCGAACCCGGAACCGGACGAGCACCCGGGGGCCCCGAGTGA
- a CDS encoding cytochrome d ubiquinol oxidase subunit II: MTADIVAWVLLLAVVAYACGGGVDYGAGFWDLLAGGADRGKRPRWLIDHAMAPVWEVNNVWLIFVLVIMWTGFPVFFQTVFTALWLPLALAAVGLVLRGAGFALRKPTRRLSERRIYGAVFAVSSLLTPFFLGAAVGAVASGRVAPGTTASADVWASTTSVLAGLLTVAATAFLGATFLTVDASRFDAPDLVGYFRLRVWVSLAVLGALALIGLAVTHQHTSHVYQGLTHGIGLVLVIVAAVAAAATGGLVAGPAAGWARYTSVASVALVVAAWGLAMRPYLVPTSLTVQEAAGADATLQWLMIVSLVALVLIGPALVMLYRLDTHGVLEPLTDKDIEE, encoded by the coding sequence GTGACCGCCGACATCGTGGCGTGGGTCCTGCTGCTGGCCGTCGTCGCGTACGCCTGCGGGGGCGGCGTCGACTACGGCGCCGGGTTCTGGGACCTGCTGGCAGGTGGTGCCGATCGTGGGAAGCGGCCGCGATGGCTGATCGACCACGCCATGGCACCGGTCTGGGAGGTCAACAATGTCTGGTTGATCTTCGTCCTGGTCATCATGTGGACCGGATTCCCGGTGTTCTTCCAGACGGTCTTCACCGCGCTGTGGCTCCCGCTGGCACTGGCGGCCGTCGGCCTGGTCCTGCGCGGAGCCGGGTTCGCCCTGCGCAAGCCCACCCGGCGACTGTCCGAACGCAGGATCTACGGCGCCGTGTTCGCCGTCTCGTCCCTGCTCACGCCGTTCTTCCTGGGCGCTGCCGTGGGCGCCGTGGCCTCCGGGCGGGTCGCGCCCGGCACCACAGCCTCGGCCGACGTGTGGGCCAGCACGACCTCGGTCCTCGCCGGACTGCTCACCGTGGCGGCCACGGCCTTCCTCGGCGCGACGTTCCTCACCGTGGACGCGAGCCGCTTCGACGCCCCTGACCTGGTCGGCTACTTCCGCCTGCGCGTCTGGGTCAGCCTGGCGGTCCTCGGCGCGCTGGCGCTGATCGGCCTGGCCGTGACCCACCAGCACACCTCGCACGTCTACCAGGGCCTCACCCACGGGATCGGGCTCGTCCTGGTGATCGTCGCGGCGGTGGCCGCCGCCGCCACCGGCGGGCTGGTCGCAGGGCCGGCCGCCGGGTGGGCGCGGTACACCTCCGTCGCGAGTGTGGCTCTGGTGGTCGCCGCCTGGGGGCTCGCCATGCGCCCCTACCTGGTGCCCACCTCCCTCACGGTGCAGGAGGCGGCGGGGGCGGACGCCACGCTCCAGTGGCTGATGATCGTCTCGCTCGTCGCACTGGTGCTGATCGGCCCCGCGCTCGTCATGCTGTACCGCCTCGACACGCACGGTGTGCTGGAACCCTTGACCGACAAGGACATCGAGGAGTGA